From a single Phalacrocorax carbo chromosome 10, bPhaCar2.1, whole genome shotgun sequence genomic region:
- the GPRC5B gene encoding G-protein coupled receptor family C group 5 member B → MKTYPAIGFFLLFVISYGSSENSSTSRGCGLDLLPQYVYLCDLDAIWGIVVEAVAGAGALTTLLLMLILLVRLPFIKDKEKKSPLGMHFLFLFGTLGLFGLTFAFIIQEDEMVCSTRRFLWGVIFALCFSCLLAQAWRLRRLVRHGKSPSGWHLAGVAICLMLVQVIIATEWLILTIVRDNKLACSYEPMDFAMALIYVMFLMVFTMGFSLFTLCGKFKKWKKNGVCLIITLFFSILIWVAWMTMYLFGNAELKRRDKWSDPTLAIALVSSGWVFVIFHAIPEVHCTILPSQQENTPNYFDTSQPRMRETAFEEDIQLPRSYMENKAFSMDEHNAALRTAGFRNGSLGSRPSAPFRSNVYQPTEMAVVLNGGTIPTAPPSYTGRHLW, encoded by the exons atgaaaacctaCCCAGCCATtggtttcttcctcctcttcgtgATCAGCTATGGCTCTTCTGAAAACTCAAGTACATCTAGAGGGTGCGGACTGGATCTTCTCCCTCAGTACGTTTACCTGTGTGACCTGGATGCCATTTGGGGAATAGTAGTGGAGGCAGTTGCGGGGGCAGGTGCGCTGACAACGTTATTGCTGATGCTGATTTTGCTGGTGAGGCTGCCCTTCATCAAGGACAAGGAGAAGAAGAGCCCCCTGGGAATgcacttcctctttctttttgggACTCTCGGACTGTTCGGGCTGACATTTGCTTTCATAATACAAGAAGATGAAATGGTGTGCTCTACCCGAAGATTTCTGTGGGGAGTTATCTTTGCTTTGTGCTTCTCGTGCTTGCTAGCTCAAGCCTGGAGACTTCGTAGACTAGTTCGACATGGGAAGAGTCCGTCTGGCTGGCATCTAGCTGGTGTGGCAATCTGCCTGATGCTCGTTCAGGTCATTATTGCAACTGAGTGGTTAATACTGACAATTGTCAGAGATAACAAGTTGGCCTGCAGCTATGAACCAATGGATTTTGCTATGGCTTTGATTTATGTTATGTTCCTGATGGTATTTACCAtgggattttctcttttcactcTCTGTGGAAAGtttaagaaatggaagaagaacGGAGTATGCCTCAtcataacactttttttttccattctgattTGGGTAGCCTGGATGACTATGTACCTCTTTGGTAATGCTGAGCTAAAGAGAAGAGACAAATGGAGTGATCCCACTCTTGCTATTGCACTGGTGTCCAGTGGTTGggtgtttgttatttttcatgccATCCCAGAGGTCCACTGTACCATCCTTCCATCACAGCAGGAAAACACTCCCAATTATTTTGATACTTCACAGCCAAGGATGCGTGAAACTGCTTTTGAGGAAGATATACAGCTTCCTCGGAGCTACATggaaaataaagccttttcaaTGGATGAGCATAATGCAG CGCTAAGAACGGCAGGATTTCGAAACGGCAGTTTGGGAAGCCGACCTAGCGCTCCTTTTAGAAGCAATGTTTATCAGCCAACTGAGATGGCAGTTGTGCTAAATGGTGGGACT ATACCAACTGCTCCGCCAAGTTACACTGGACGACACCTCTGGTGA